From Prionailurus bengalensis isolate Pbe53 chromosome F2, Fcat_Pben_1.1_paternal_pri, whole genome shotgun sequence, one genomic window encodes:
- the MSC gene encoding musculin gives MSTGSVSDPEEMELRGLQRGYPVPASKRPPLRGAERSYISPSDNSSAEEEDPDGEEERCALGAAGGAEGCKRKRPRVAGGGGGGKKPLPPKGSAADCKQSQRNAANARERARMRVLSKAFSRLKTSLPWVPPDTKLSKLDTLRLASSYIAHLRQLLQEDRYENGYVHPVNLTWPFVVSGRPDTDTKEVSAANRLCGTTA, from the exons ATGTCCACCGGCTCGGTGAGCGACCCCGAGGAGATGGAGCTGCGGGGGCTGCAGCGGGGGTACCCGGTCCCCGCCTCCAAGAGGCCGCCCCTCCGCGGCGCCGAGCGCAGCTACATCTCGCCCAGTGACAACTCCTCGGCCGAGGAGGAAGACCCCGACGGCGAGGAAGAGCGGTGCGCGCTGGGCGCGGCCGGCGGCGCGGAGGGCTGCAAGAGGAAACGGCCGCGCGTGgctgggggcggcggcggcggcaagAAGCCCCTCCCGCCCAAGGGCTCGGCGGCCGACTGCAAGCAGTCGCAGCGCAACGCCGCCAACGCCCGCGAGCGCGCCCGGATGCGCGTGCTGAGCAAAGCCTTCTCCAGGCTCAAGACCAGTCTGCCTTGGGTGCCCCCAGACACTAAGCTTTCGAAGCTCGACACGCTCCGGCTGGCTTCCAGTTACATCGCGCACCTGCGGCAGCTGCTGCAGGAGGACCGCTACGAGAACGGCTACGTGCACCCGGTGAACCTG ACATGGCCGTTCGTGGTCTCAGGACGACCTGACACCGACACCAAAGAAGTTTCCGCAGCCAACAGATTATGTGGGACCACCGCTTAG